Proteins encoded within one genomic window of Polaribacter sp. NJDZ03:
- a CDS encoding DUF4270 family protein, protein MAIVLVFTAVVSCEKDFTDIGSSIVNNTKFDTEQVVLDLEIKSINTESIIADNIGLPRLQNNSFPSVDYWLGVYNSNNAKKIEAGFVSQLGLVSNLKNRQEMVDGDTIFNLDKVVLKIPYTSVSLGVNSNGVPIYRLDSILGNTSINTTLEVYRNPTFLYGLKPLEISKQNSYLSNFDYEETELLTATTGFSFIPQATDTIFTFDRIDRRIDVNSTAVVNDTLRVTNTAGAATPFLAIPLDINKMKTLFWDKFNDVEFSSSREFQNYFKGIIVKAKGTDGALVPFNLIPNSNFAVDFLYSKTVKKEGEDNEVIKEAYSFSLGGIQNSIYKTEDINTVPVNNFVIQGTAGFSAEVKILGVNLLNLSPEDPFLAFSDKDLDNNNYLDLKEIASIRDIENNEFGFLINDADLTFAVNSALSTNSDLLPQRLYIYKNKDNGNGGVTPTHLSDSYEEGAFFSGVLSSTEEEVPESYTFKITDYISDLVDGSSDDFSSLILKVYNSTDNPIITGALNVNVLQYNWNPRSVVLFDENGEKKAQLKVSYIRKKN, encoded by the coding sequence GTGGCTATAGTATTAGTATTTACAGCTGTTGTTTCTTGTGAAAAAGATTTTACAGATATTGGATCAAGTATTGTTAACAATACAAAATTTGATACAGAACAAGTTGTATTAGATCTAGAAATAAAATCTATAAATACAGAAAGTATTATTGCAGATAATATAGGTTTACCTAGATTACAAAATAATAGTTTTCCTTCCGTAGATTATTGGTTAGGAGTTTATAACAGTAATAATGCTAAAAAAATAGAAGCTGGCTTTGTATCTCAATTAGGTCTTGTTTCGAACTTAAAGAATCGTCAAGAGATGGTTGATGGAGATACTATATTTAATTTAGATAAAGTTGTTTTAAAGATACCCTATACGTCTGTTTCTTTAGGTGTAAACTCTAATGGAGTACCAATCTATAGGTTAGATTCTATTTTAGGAAATACCTCAATTAATACCACTTTAGAAGTATATAGGAATCCAACTTTTTTATATGGTTTAAAACCTTTGGAAATATCAAAACAAAACTCTTATTTATCTAATTTTGATTATGAAGAAACTGAATTGTTAACAGCAACTACAGGTTTCTCTTTTATACCACAAGCAACAGATACTATTTTTACTTTTGATAGAATTGATAGAAGGATAGATGTAAATAGTACGGCGGTAGTTAATGATACCCTAAGGGTAACTAATACTGCAGGTGCAGCAACTCCTTTTTTAGCAATTCCGTTAGATATAAATAAAATGAAAACATTATTTTGGGATAAATTTAATGATGTAGAGTTTTCTTCATCAAGAGAGTTTCAAAATTATTTTAAAGGAATTATTGTAAAAGCGAAAGGTACTGATGGGGCATTAGTTCCTTTCAATTTAATTCCTAATTCAAATTTTGCTGTAGATTTTTTATATTCTAAAACAGTAAAAAAAGAAGGTGAAGATAATGAAGTTATAAAAGAAGCATACTCTTTTTCTCTAGGTGGAATCCAAAACAGTATATACAAAACGGAAGATATAAATACTGTTCCAGTAAATAATTTTGTTATTCAAGGTACTGCTGGTTTTTCTGCAGAAGTTAAGATTTTAGGTGTTAATTTATTAAATTTAAGTCCAGAAGATCCTTTTCTAGCTTTTTCAGATAAAGATTTAGATAATAATAATTATTTAGATTTAAAGGAAATAGCTTCTATTAGAGATATTGAGAATAATGAGTTTGGATTTTTAATTAATGATGCAGATTTAACTTTTGCAGTAAACAGTGCGCTAAGTACAAATTCAGACCTATTGCCTCAAAGACTTTATATTTATAAAAATAAAGATAACGGAAATGGAGGAGTAACCCCAACACATTTATCTGATTCTTATGAAGAGGGAGCTTTCTTTAGTGGCGTTTTATCATCAACTGAAGAAGAAGTTCCAGAAAGTTATACTTTTAAAATTACAGATTACATTTCTGATTTAGTAGATGGTTCTTCTGATGATTTTTCGTCATTAATACTTAAAGTATATAATTCTACTGATAACCCTATAATAACAGGAGCCTTAAATGTGAATGTATTACAATACAATTGGAATCCAAGATCTGTGGTTTTATTTGATGAGAATGGAGAGAAGAAAGCTCAATTAAAAGTCTCATATATTAGAAAAAAGAATTAA